The sequence CCACCACCAATCCGATCGAGGCCAGCGGCTCCGGCCTTGCGATCGCCGCGCGCGCTGGCGCTGTCATCGCCGACCCCGAATTCGTGCAGTTCCACCCGACCGCCATCATGGTCGGCCGCGATCCCGCGCCCCTCGCCACCGAAGCGCTGCGCGGCGAAGGGGCGACGCTGATCAACGGCGATGGCGAGCGCTTCATGGCGGCGCGCCATCCGCTCGCCGAGCTCGCACCGCGCGACATCGTGGCCCGCGGCGTATTCGCCGAGATCGCGGCCGGGCGCGGCGCGTTCCTCGACGCGCGGGCGGCGCTGGGCGCGCGCTTCGCGGAAAAATTCCCGACCGTGCATGCAAGCTGCATTGCCGCCGGCATCGATCCGGCGAGGCAAGCCATCCCGGTCGCGCCGGCTGCGCACTACCATATGGGCGGCATCGCAGTGGACGAACGCGGCCGCAGCTCGATCGACGGGCTCTGGGCCGGCGGCGAAGTGTCGTCCACCGGCGCGCATGGCGCCAACCGCCTCGCCTCGAATTCGCTGCTCGAAGCCGTGGTCTATGCCGCACGCATCGCCGATGACATCGCCGGCCGCACCATCCCCTCGCCCGCCCGACTTGCCGATGTGCCGGTGACACAACGCGGCGGCGCACCGGATGCAGCTAGCATGGGGCGGCTGCGGGCTACGATGAGCGCCAATGTCGGCGTGATCCGCAACAGTGACGGGCTTGCGGAGGCTGTGCGCAGCTTCGCCGCGCTCGAGCGCGAAGCAACGAGCATCGCAATCCGCAACATGGCGACGACGGCTCTGCTGGTGGCCACATCCGCCTGGACCCGGCGCGAGAGCCGCGGCGCGCATTTCCGCTCCGACCACCCCGCGGACGTTCCCGCGCTGGCGCAGCGGACGATGACGACACTCACGGCCGCGCGCGAGGTCGTGGAGAGCCTGAATGACCGTCCGCTGCCGCGTACCGCAGAGCCCATGATCGCCTGAAGGAAGCCGATGATGACCCCGACCTCCCTGCTCTATCCCGACGCCTTCCTCTCGCCGCTCGCGATCGACGAAGCCGTACAGCGCGCGCTGGCGGAGGACCTCGGCCGCGCCGGCGATATCACCTCGCTCGCGACAATTCCCGAAGCGACCAAGGCGCAGGCCATCCTGGTCGCACGCCAGTCCGGCGTGATCGCCGGATTGCCGCTGGCGCTGGCAACCCTGCAAAAGCTCTCCTCCGACATCGAGGTGCGCGCCCATGTCCGCGACGCCGCGCGCGTTACGCGCGGGCAGCATGTGCTGACGATCTCCGGCCCTGCGCGCGCCATTCTCGCGGCGGAGCGGACCGCGCTGAATTTCGTCGGCCGCCTCTCGGGCATCGCGACGCTCACGGCCGACTACGTCGCGCGCACCGAAGGCACCAAGATGCGCATCTGCTGCACGCGCAAGACCACGCCGGGATTGCGCGCGCTGGAGAAATACGCGGTGCGCTGCGGCGGCGGCTTCAACCACCGCTTCGGTCTCGACGATGCGATCCTGATCAAGGACAACCACATCGCCGTCGCCGGCGGCATCGGTGCGGTGCTGGAGCGCGCCCGTGCCCATGGCGGCCATCTCGTCAAGATCGAGATCGAGGTCGATACGCTGGCGCAATTGCGCGAGGTGCTCGACAGCG comes from Bradyrhizobium diazoefficiens and encodes:
- a CDS encoding L-aspartate oxidase, with the translated sequence MANNIHNLTRTTNDVVIVGGGLAGLFCALKLAPRPVTLISAAPLGQGASSAWAQGGIAAAVAEGDTAEAHAADTIAVGGGIVDETIALGIAREAAPRIRDLLGYGVPFDRDLEGRLAVGREAAHSARRIVHVRGDGAGAAIIAALSEAARRTPSIRLLEGFVAEALLTEDGAVTGLQLREAGDPAARPVLLASRAVVLATGGIGHLYAATTNPIEASGSGLAIAARAGAVIADPEFVQFHPTAIMVGRDPAPLATEALRGEGATLINGDGERFMAARHPLAELAPRDIVARGVFAEIAAGRGAFLDARAALGARFAEKFPTVHASCIAAGIDPARQAIPVAPAAHYHMGGIAVDERGRSSIDGLWAGGEVSSTGAHGANRLASNSLLEAVVYAARIADDIAGRTIPSPARLADVPVTQRGGAPDAASMGRLRATMSANVGVIRNSDGLAEAVRSFAALEREATSIAIRNMATTALLVATSAWTRRESRGAHFRSDHPADVPALAQRTMTTLTAAREVVESLNDRPLPRTAEPMIA
- the nadC gene encoding carboxylating nicotinate-nucleotide diphosphorylase — its product is MMTPTSLLYPDAFLSPLAIDEAVQRALAEDLGRAGDITSLATIPEATKAQAILVARQSGVIAGLPLALATLQKLSSDIEVRAHVRDAARVTRGQHVLTISGPARAILAAERTALNFVGRLSGIATLTADYVARTEGTKMRICCTRKTTPGLRALEKYAVRCGGGFNHRFGLDDAILIKDNHIAVAGGIGAVLERARAHGGHLVKIEIEVDTLAQLREVLDSGMADAVLLDNMDLATLREAVRMNEGRLKLEASGGVTLDSIAAIAATGVDYASAGALTHSAPNFDCALDIEA